The following proteins are encoded in a genomic region of Dokdonia donghaensis DSW-1:
- the rplR gene encoding 50S ribosomal protein L18, producing MALSKSEKRNRIHLRIRKTISGSAERPRLCVFRSNKEIYAQLIDDLSGKTITSASSRDKDIAAAKTNKSETAKLVGKAIAEKATKSGVEAVVFDRGGYLYHGRIKQLAEGAREGGLKF from the coding sequence ATGGCATTATCAAAAAGTGAAAAAAGAAATAGAATTCACCTTAGAATTCGTAAGACTATTTCTGGATCTGCGGAGAGACCAAGACTCTGTGTGTTTAGAAGTAATAAAGAGATTTATGCACAGTTAATAGATGATCTTAGCGGAAAAACTATTACGTCTGCATCATCACGTGACAAGGATATCGCTGCTGCGAAAACTAACAAATCTGAAACTGCAAAACTTGTAGGTAAGGCAATCGCCGAAAAAGCTACAAAATCTGGAGTTGAGGCTGTAGTATTTGATAGAGGAGGTTACCTTTATCACGGAAGAATTAAACAACTAGCAGAGGGCGCAAGAGAAGGCGGTCTTAAATTCTAA
- the rpmC gene encoding 50S ribosomal protein L29, producing MKQSEVKGLSTAELQEELGKAKRSYMDLKMAHAISPLDNPIQLRSMRRTVARIATELTKREQ from the coding sequence ATGAAACAATCAGAGGTAAAAGGATTATCTACAGCAGAATTGCAAGAAGAGCTTGGTAAAGCAAAGAGATCTTATATGGATCTTAAGATGGCTCACGCTATCTCTCCACTTGACAATCCTATTCAATTGCGTTCTATGAGACGTACAGTCGCTAGAATTGCAACTGAATTAACTAAAAGAGAACAATAA
- the rplV gene encoding 50S ribosomal protein L22, which yields MGVRKKEAANRRKEANKSIAFAKLNNCPTSPRKMRLVADMVRGTQVERALQLLKFSNKEASRKVEKLVLSAVANWEAKNEDASIEDANLFIKEIKVDSGTMLKRLRPAPQGRAHRIRKRSNHVTVVLGAKDNTQSN from the coding sequence ATGGGAGTTCGTAAAAAAGAAGCGGCAAATCGTCGCAAAGAGGCTAACAAGTCTATCGCTTTCGCGAAATTGAATAACTGCCCTACCTCTCCACGTAAAATGCGTCTTGTAGCAGATATGGTACGAGGAACGCAAGTGGAAAGAGCACTTCAGTTATTGAAATTTAGTAATAAAGAAGCATCACGTAAAGTTGAGAAACTAGTTCTTTCTGCAGTTGCAAACTGGGAAGCAAAAAATGAAGACGCAAGTATCGAAGATGCAAATCTTTTTATTAAAGAGATCAAAGTTGATTCTGGAACAATGTTAAAAAGATTACGTCCAGCACCACAAGGTCGCGCGCACCGAATAAGAAAACGTTCTAACCACGTAACAGTGGTTCTTGGAGCAAAAGATAACACACAAAGCAATTAA
- the rpsQ gene encoding 30S ribosomal protein S17 produces MEKRNLRKERVGVVTSNKMQKSIVVAEVKKVKHPMYGKFVLKTKKYVAHDETNDCNEGDTVRIMETRPMSKSKTWRLVEIIERAK; encoded by the coding sequence ATGGAAAAAAGAAATTTAAGAAAAGAGCGTGTTGGTGTAGTAACTAGTAACAAGATGCAAAAATCTATCGTTGTTGCCGAAGTTAAAAAAGTAAAGCACCCTATGTATGGTAAGTTCGTTTTAAAAACGAAGAAGTATGTAGCACACGACGAAACAAACGACTGCAACGAAGGAGATACAGTTAGGATAATGGAAACACGTCCTATGAGTAAATCTAAGACTTGGAGACTAGTAGAAATCATTGAAAGAGCGAAGTAA
- the rplX gene encoding 50S ribosomal protein L24: MTKLKIKTGDTVKVIAGDHKGSEGKVVKVFIEKNKAIVEGVNMVKKHEKPSAANPQGGIKEKEAPLQISNLSLLDKDGKTTRVGYRMEDGKKVRFAKSNNEIL, translated from the coding sequence ATGACAAAGCTTAAAATAAAAACGGGAGATACTGTAAAGGTTATTGCTGGAGATCATAAAGGATCTGAAGGTAAAGTCGTAAAAGTATTTATCGAGAAGAACAAAGCAATCGTTGAGGGTGTTAATATGGTGAAGAAGCACGAAAAGCCTAGCGCCGCAAATCCTCAAGGTGGAATAAAAGAAAAAGAAGCGCCACTTCAAATATCTAACCTTTCCCTTTTAGATAAGGATGGTAAAACTACGAGAGTAGGTTACCGTATGGAAGATGGTAAGAAGGTACGCTTTGCAAAGTCTAACAACGAAATATTATAG
- the rplB gene encoding 50S ribosomal protein L2 codes for MSVRKLKPITPGQRFRVVNGFDQITTDKPEKSLLAPKKRSGGRNNTGKMTIRQVGGGHKKRYRIIDFKRNKEGVPATVASIQYDPNRTAFIALLNYQDGEKRYIIAQNGLQVGQNLVSGSNVAPEIGNAMPLSDIPLGTIISCIELRPGQGAVMARSAGAFAQLMARDGKFATVKLPSGETRLILATCMATIGAVSNSDHQLLVSGKAGRSRWLGRRPRVRPVVMNPVDHPMGGGEGKSSGGHPRNRNGVPAKGFRTRSKTKSSNKYIVERRKK; via the coding sequence ATGTCAGTAAGAAAATTAAAACCTATCACTCCTGGGCAGCGATTTAGAGTTGTAAATGGTTTTGACCAGATTACAACTGATAAGCCGGAAAAAAGCCTTTTGGCTCCGAAAAAACGCTCAGGTGGTAGAAACAATACGGGTAAAATGACAATTCGCCAAGTAGGTGGAGGTCACAAGAAGCGTTACCGTATTATCGATTTCAAACGTAACAAAGAAGGGGTTCCTGCAACTGTTGCGTCTATCCAGTATGATCCAAATAGAACTGCGTTTATCGCACTTCTTAATTATCAAGATGGAGAAAAGAGGTATATTATTGCTCAAAATGGTCTTCAAGTAGGTCAGAATTTAGTTTCTGGATCTAATGTAGCTCCAGAGATTGGTAATGCAATGCCGCTTTCAGATATTCCATTAGGTACTATAATCTCTTGTATAGAGTTGCGTCCAGGTCAAGGAGCTGTTATGGCTCGTTCGGCTGGAGCATTTGCTCAGTTAATGGCTCGTGATGGTAAATTTGCAACTGTAAAGTTGCCTTCAGGTGAGACAAGATTGATTCTTGCAACGTGTATGGCTACAATAGGAGCTGTGTCTAACAGTGATCACCAGTTACTTGTATCTGGTAAAGCTGGTAGAAGCCGTTGGTTAGGTCGTCGTCCACGTGTACGTCCAGTAGTGATGAACCCTGTTGATCACCCTATGGGAGGTGGTGAAGGTAAGTCTTCTGGAGGTCACCCTAGAAACCGTAATGGTGTACCTGCTAAAGGTTTCAGAACGCGCTCTAAGACGAAGTCGAGTAATAAGTATATTGTAGAACGTAGAAAGAAATAA
- the rplC gene encoding 50S ribosomal protein L3, whose amino-acid sequence MSGLIGKKVGMTSIFDENGKNIPCTVIEAGPCVITQVRTKETDGYEALQLGFDDVKKANKAATGHAKKAGTVAKRKVVEFQGFEGEFKLGDAITVDHFAEGEFVDVSGTSKGKGFQGVVKRHGFAGVGQATHGQHNRLRAPGSIGAASYPARVFKGMRMAGRMGGDKIKVQNLKVLKVVAEKNLLVVKGCVPGHKNAYVIIQK is encoded by the coding sequence ATGTCTGGGTTAATCGGAAAGAAAGTAGGTATGACTAGCATCTTTGACGAGAACGGGAAGAATATTCCTTGTACAGTTATTGAAGCGGGTCCCTGCGTTATCACCCAAGTCAGAACCAAAGAAACTGACGGGTATGAAGCCCTTCAACTTGGTTTCGATGACGTTAAAAAGGCAAACAAAGCTGCTACTGGCCACGCCAAAAAAGCAGGAACTGTTGCTAAACGTAAAGTTGTCGAGTTTCAAGGATTTGAAGGAGAGTTTAAATTAGGAGATGCAATTACTGTAGATCATTTTGCTGAAGGAGAGTTTGTTGATGTATCGGGAACTTCAAAAGGTAAAGGATTTCAAGGGGTTGTAAAGCGTCACGGTTTTGCCGGTGTAGGTCAAGCGACTCACGGTCAACATAACCGTCTTAGAGCTCCTGGTTCTATTGGAGCAGCATCTTACCCTGCACGTGTATTCAAAGGAATGCGTATGGCAGGACGTATGGGTGGTGACAAAATAAAAGTTCAAAATCTTAAAGTATTGAAAGTAGTAGCTGAGAAGAACCTACTTGTAGTGAAAGGATGTGTTCCTGGTCACAAAAATGCTTATGTAATCATTCAGAAGTAA
- the rpsH gene encoding 30S ribosomal protein S8 produces MNTDTIADFLTRVRNASAANHRVVEIPASNLKKAMTKILFDQGYILSYKFVEGKAQDTIKIALKYDRITKEAVIKDIQRISKPGLRKYSSSSEIPRILNGLGIAIVSTSKGVMTGKQAQQQNVGGEVLCYVY; encoded by the coding sequence ATGAATACAGATACTATTGCAGATTTTCTGACACGTGTGCGTAACGCATCGGCAGCAAATCACAGAGTGGTCGAGATTCCAGCATCAAACCTTAAGAAGGCGATGACTAAAATCTTATTTGACCAAGGTTACATCCTTAGCTACAAATTTGTAGAAGGTAAAGCGCAGGATACTATCAAGATTGCCTTGAAGTATGATCGCATTACTAAAGAAGCAGTTATTAAGGATATCCAAAGAATCAGTAAGCCTGGTTTACGTAAATATTCTTCATCTAGTGAGATACCTCGTATCTTAAACGGTTTAGGTATTGCTATTGTCTCTACTTCTAAAGGAGTTATGACAGGTAAGCAAGCGCAACAACAGAATGTTGGAGGAGAGGTACTTTGTTACGTTTACTAA
- the rplN gene encoding 50S ribosomal protein L14, with protein sequence MLQQESRLKVADNTGAKEVLTIRVLGGTKRRYASVGDKIVVSVKDATPNGQVKKGAVSTAVVVRTKKEVRRPDGSYIRFDDNACVLLTAQGEMRGTRVFGPVARELRDKQFMKIVSLAPEVL encoded by the coding sequence ATGTTACAGCAAGAATCAAGATTAAAAGTAGCAGACAATACAGGAGCAAAAGAAGTTTTGACTATCCGTGTATTAGGAGGTACTAAGAGAAGATATGCTTCTGTAGGAGACAAGATTGTTGTATCTGTAAAGGATGCAACACCTAATGGCCAGGTTAAAAAAGGTGCCGTGTCTACAGCAGTAGTTGTGCGTACTAAGAAAGAAGTACGTCGTCCAGATGGATCTTATATCCGTTTTGATGATAACGCTTGTGTTCTTTTAACTGCTCAAGGTGAGATGCGCGGTACTCGTGTGTTTGGACCAGTAGCAAGAGAGCTTCGTGACAAACAGTTTATGAAGATTGTATCATTAGCACCAGAGGTGCTTTAA
- the rpsJ gene encoding 30S ribosomal protein S10, producing MSQKIRIKLKSYDHNLVDKSAEKIVKTVKTTGAVVTGPIPLPTHKKIFTVLRSPHVNKKSREQFELSSYKRLLDIYSSSSKTIDALMKLELPSGVEVEIKV from the coding sequence ATGAGTCAAAAAATTAGAATAAAACTAAAATCTTACGATCACAACTTAGTAGATAAGAGTGCTGAGAAAATCGTAAAGACTGTGAAGACGACAGGTGCTGTAGTAACTGGACCTATTCCGCTTCCAACACATAAAAAAATCTTTACTGTATTACGTTCTCCACACGTAAACAAGAAATCTCGTGAGCAGTTTGAGCTTAGCTCTTACAAGCGTTTACTTGATATCTATTCTTCTTCATCAAAGACTATTGATGCTTTAATGAAGTTAGAATTACCATCTGGAGTAGAGGTAGAGATTAAGGTGTGA
- the rplW gene encoding 50S ribosomal protein L23 yields the protein MSILIKPVITEKATKDSEEMNRYTFEVSMRTNKVEIKKAVEAAYGVSVEKVRTMNVRPDRKSRYTKSGVLSGKTNAIKKAIVQLAEGDTIDFYNNI from the coding sequence ATGAGTATTTTAATAAAACCTGTTATTACAGAAAAAGCGACAAAAGATAGTGAGGAAATGAATCGCTATACTTTTGAAGTTAGTATGAGAACAAATAAGGTTGAAATTAAGAAAGCGGTAGAAGCTGCTTATGGTGTTTCAGTTGAAAAAGTTCGCACAATGAATGTCCGCCCGGATCGCAAGTCTCGTTATACGAAGTCTGGTGTTCTTTCTGGTAAAACAAATGCTATTAAGAAAGCAATTGTACAGCTGGCGGAAGGTGATACAATAGATTTTTATAACAACATTTAA
- the rplF gene encoding 50S ribosomal protein L6 → MSRIGKSPITVPEGVTVTLADNTVTVKGKLGELTQEYSGIKIKIEEGVITLERASDKKDLRAKHGLYRALIANMIEGVSKGFEKQLELVGVGYRASNQGNKLDLAVGFSHNIVLDVAPEVKVETISEKGKNPIVKLTSHDKQLVGAVAAKIRGFRKPEPYKGKGIKFVGEVIRRKAGKSA, encoded by the coding sequence ATGTCAAGAATAGGTAAAAGTCCAATTACAGTGCCAGAAGGAGTTACAGTAACTCTTGCTGATAACACTGTAACAGTAAAAGGAAAATTAGGCGAGCTTACGCAAGAGTACTCTGGTATTAAGATCAAAATCGAAGAAGGGGTTATTACTTTAGAGCGCGCATCAGATAAAAAAGACCTTCGTGCAAAGCACGGTCTTTATAGAGCTCTTATCGCAAATATGATAGAAGGAGTTTCTAAAGGTTTTGAAAAGCAACTTGAGTTAGTAGGAGTAGGTTACAGAGCAAGTAATCAGGGTAATAAACTTGATCTTGCTGTAGGATTCTCTCACAACATCGTTTTAGATGTAGCTCCAGAAGTAAAAGTTGAGACAATCTCAGAAAAAGGTAAGAATCCTATAGTGAAGTTAACTTCACACGATAAGCAACTAGTAGGGGCTGTCGCTGCAAAGATTCGTGGTTTCCGTAAGCCTGAGCCTTACAAAGGAAAAGGAATCAAGTTTGTAGGAGAGGTAATAAGAAGAAAAGCAGGTAAATCTGCATAA
- the fusA gene encoding elongation factor G, with amino-acid sequence MARDLKFTRNIGIAAHIDAGKTTTTERILYYTGVSHKIGEVHDGAATMDWMEQEQERGITITSAATTCTWKFPMENAKPLPETKDYHFNIIDTPGHVDFTVEVNRSLRVLDGLVFLFSAVDGVEPQSETNWRLADNYKVPRIGFVNKMDRQGSNFLAVCQQVKDMLKSNAVPIVLNIGDEGDFKGIVDLVKNRAIVWHDETQGSTFDVIDIPEDMKEEARKYRAMLIEEVATYDENLLEKFMEDEDSITEEEVHAALRAAVMDMAIIPMICGSAFKNKGVQFLLDAVCRYLPSPTDKDGIVGINPDTEKEELRKPDVKEPFAALAFKIATDPFVGRLAFFRAYSGRLDAGSYILNNRSGKKERISRIYQMHSNKQNAIDFIEAGDIGAAVGFKDIKTGDTMSDEKNPIVLESMDFPDPVIGIAVEPKTKADVDKLGMALAKLAEEDPTFQVKTDEASGQTIISGMGELHLDIIVDRLKREFKVEVSQGQPQVEYKEAITQKAQHRETYKKQSGGRGKFADIVFTLEPAEEGAEGLQFESTIKGGNVPKEFVPSVEKGFKMAMVNGPLAGYEVDAMKVTLTDGSYHDVDSDQLSFELAAKLGFKNAAKAAKAVIMEPIMKLEVITPEENMGDIVGDLNRRRGQVSDMGDRAGAKTVKATVPLSEMFGYVTTLRTLSSGRATSTMEFSHYAETPSNIAEEVIAASKGTNE; translated from the coding sequence ATGGCAAGAGATTTAAAATTTACTAGAAATATTGGTATTGCGGCTCACATTGATGCTGGAAAAACCACTACTACAGAGCGTATACTTTATTATACGGGTGTAAGTCATAAAATCGGTGAGGTTCACGACGGTGCTGCAACGATGGACTGGATGGAGCAAGAGCAGGAGCGTGGTATTACAATTACCTCTGCTGCAACTACTTGTACTTGGAAGTTCCCAATGGAGAACGCTAAGCCTCTTCCAGAAACTAAAGACTATCACTTTAATATTATTGATACTCCTGGTCACGTTGATTTTACGGTAGAAGTTAACCGTTCTTTACGTGTTCTTGATGGATTAGTATTTCTTTTTAGTGCTGTAGATGGTGTTGAGCCACAGTCAGAAACTAACTGGAGACTTGCAGATAATTATAAAGTGCCTAGAATAGGTTTTGTAAACAAGATGGACCGTCAGGGTTCTAACTTCCTTGCTGTTTGTCAGCAGGTGAAGGATATGTTGAAGTCAAACGCTGTGCCTATCGTTTTAAACATAGGTGACGAGGGTGACTTTAAAGGTATTGTTGATCTTGTGAAGAACCGTGCAATTGTATGGCACGATGAAACTCAGGGGTCTACGTTTGACGTTATTGACATTCCTGAAGATATGAAAGAGGAAGCTCGTAAGTATCGAGCTATGCTTATTGAGGAGGTTGCAACATATGATGAAAACCTTCTTGAGAAATTTATGGAAGATGAAGATTCTATTACAGAAGAAGAGGTGCACGCTGCACTTCGTGCTGCTGTAATGGATATGGCGATTATCCCTATGATATGTGGATCTGCCTTTAAGAATAAAGGAGTTCAATTTCTTCTTGACGCAGTATGTCGTTACCTTCCTTCTCCTACAGATAAAGATGGTATCGTTGGGATTAACCCAGATACAGAAAAAGAAGAGCTACGTAAGCCAGACGTAAAAGAGCCATTTGCTGCTCTAGCGTTTAAAATTGCAACAGATCCTTTTGTAGGTCGTCTTGCATTCTTCCGTGCTTACTCGGGTCGTCTAGATGCTGGATCATATATCTTAAATAACCGTTCAGGTAAAAAAGAGCGTATATCACGTATCTATCAAATGCACTCTAATAAGCAAAATGCTATCGATTTCATCGAGGCTGGAGATATTGGAGCAGCAGTAGGATTTAAAGATATTAAGACTGGAGATACAATGTCCGATGAAAAGAACCCAATTGTTCTTGAATCTATGGACTTCCCAGATCCAGTAATTGGTATCGCTGTTGAGCCAAAAACTAAGGCAGATGTTGATAAGTTAGGTATGGCTTTAGCAAAACTTGCTGAAGAAGATCCAACGTTCCAAGTAAAAACAGATGAGGCATCAGGACAGACTATTATATCTGGAATGGGTGAGCTTCACTTAGATATTATTGTAGATCGTCTTAAGCGTGAGTTTAAGGTAGAAGTTTCTCAGGGTCAGCCACAGGTTGAGTACAAGGAGGCTATTACCCAAAAAGCACAGCACAGAGAAACTTATAAAAAGCAATCTGGTGGACGTGGTAAATTTGCAGATATCGTATTTACACTTGAACCAGCAGAAGAAGGCGCTGAAGGATTACAGTTTGAATCTACTATTAAAGGAGGTAACGTACCAAAAGAATTTGTTCCTTCTGTAGAGAAAGGATTCAAAATGGCAATGGTAAATGGACCTCTTGCAGGTTATGAGGTTGATGCTATGAAAGTAACATTAACAGATGGATCTTACCACGATGTGGATTCTGATCAACTTTCTTTCGAACTTGCTGCAAAGCTTGGATTTAAGAACGCTGCAAAAGCTGCAAAAGCTGTTATAATGGAGCCTATTATGAAGCTTGAGGTTATTACTCCAGAAGAAAATATGGGTGATATCGTAGGTGACCTTAACCGTCGTCGTGGTCAAGTATCTGATATGGGAGACCGTGCAGGTGCAAAGACAGTAAAAGCTACTGTGCCACTTTCTGAGATGTTTGGATATGTAACAACGTTACGTACGCTTTCATCTGGTCGTGCGACTTCAACTATGGAATTCTCGCACTATGCAGAAACTCCTTCTAATATTGCAGAAGAAGTAATCGCTGCCTCAAAAGGTACAAACGAATAA
- the rplP gene encoding 50S ribosomal protein L16: MLQPRKTKFRKQQKGRMKGLAQRGHTLSNGQFGIKSLDSAFVTARQIEAARIAATRYMKREGTLWIKIFPDKPITKKPLEVRMGKGKGAVEYWAAVVKPGRIMFELGGIPEPVAKEALRLAAQKLPVRTKYVVARDFSAE; encoded by the coding sequence ATGTTACAGCCTAGAAAAACAAAATTCCGCAAGCAGCAGAAGGGTCGTATGAAAGGACTAGCGCAAAGAGGGCACACGCTTTCTAATGGCCAGTTTGGTATAAAATCATTAGACTCAGCTTTTGTAACTGCGAGACAAATAGAAGCAGCTCGTATTGCAGCAACACGTTATATGAAAAGGGAAGGAACTCTTTGGATTAAGATCTTCCCGGACAAGCCTATTACAAAGAAGCCTCTTGAGGTACGTATGGGTAAAGGTAAAGGTGCTGTAGAATATTGGGCAGCAGTTGTAAAACCAGGACGCATTATGTTCGAATTAGGAGGTATTCCTGAACCAGTTGCAAAAGAGGCATTACGTCTTGCAGCTCAGAAATTACCAGTGAGAACTAAGTATGTCGTAGCTAGAGATTTTTCAGCTGAATAA
- the rplE gene encoding 50S ribosomal protein L5, whose translation MGYVPRLKQEFNDRVTPALQEEFGYKNVMQVPRLNKIVVSRGVGAAVADKKLVENAVEELTLITGQRAISTMSKKDVATFKLRKGMPIGAKVTLRGERMYEFLDRLVTSALPRVRDFNGINATGFDGRGNYSMGITEQIIFPEINIDRIKKIDGMNITFQTSAQTDKEAKSLLKELGLPFKKN comes from the coding sequence ATGGGATACGTACCAAGACTAAAACAAGAGTTTAATGACCGCGTGACGCCAGCCCTTCAAGAAGAGTTTGGATATAAGAACGTTATGCAGGTACCTCGTCTTAATAAGATTGTAGTATCTCGTGGTGTTGGAGCTGCGGTTGCAGATAAGAAGTTAGTTGAAAATGCTGTAGAAGAGCTTACTCTTATTACAGGACAAAGAGCTATCTCGACAATGTCTAAAAAAGATGTTGCAACATTTAAATTACGTAAAGGAATGCCTATTGGTGCAAAAGTAACTTTACGTGGGGAGCGTATGTATGAGTTTTTAGATAGACTTGTAACATCTGCATTGCCACGTGTACGTGACTTTAACGGTATTAATGCAACAGGATTTGATGGGCGTGGTAACTATAGTATGGGTATCACTGAGCAAATCATTTTTCCAGAGATCAATATTGACAGAATTAAGAAAATTGATGGTATGAACATCACTTTTCAAACATCTGCTCAAACTGATAAGGAAGCAAAATCGTTGCTTAAAGAATTAGGTTTACCTTTTAAAAAGAACTAA
- the rpsC gene encoding 30S ribosomal protein S3: MGQKTNPIGNRLGIIRGWESNWYGGNDYGDKLAEDDKIRRYIHARLSKASVSRVIIERTLKLVTVTITTARPGIIIGKGGQEVDKLKEELKKLTGKEVQINIHEIKRPELDAFLVGQSVARQIEGRISFRRAIKMAIAAAMRMNAEGIKIQISGRLNGAEMARTESYKDGRIPLSTFRADIDYALVEAHTTYGRLGVKVWIMKGEVYGKRELSPLVGLQNSKSKGGGGRKDNRGPRRRK, translated from the coding sequence ATGGGACAGAAGACAAATCCAATCGGAAATCGCCTTGGAATAATCAGAGGATGGGAATCTAACTGGTACGGAGGTAATGACTACGGTGATAAACTTGCCGAAGACGATAAGATTAGACGTTATATTCACGCTCGTTTAAGTAAAGCTAGTGTGTCAAGAGTTATCATTGAGCGTACGCTTAAACTTGTAACCGTTACTATTACTACTGCAAGACCTGGTATTATTATCGGGAAAGGTGGTCAGGAAGTAGACAAGTTAAAAGAAGAGCTTAAGAAACTCACAGGTAAAGAAGTACAAATTAATATCCACGAAATCAAACGTCCAGAGCTAGATGCATTTCTAGTAGGTCAGAGTGTTGCTCGTCAGATTGAAGGAAGAATTTCTTTCCGTCGTGCAATAAAGATGGCAATTGCGGCTGCAATGCGTATGAATGCTGAGGGTATTAAGATCCAGATTTCAGGGCGTTTGAACGGTGCAGAGATGGCACGTACAGAGTCTTATAAAGATGGACGTATTCCTTTATCAACTTTTAGAGCCGACATAGATTATGCTTTAGTTGAAGCTCACACTACTTACGGTAGACTGGGTGTTAAAGTATGGATTATGAAAGGTGAAGTATATGGCAAGAGAGAGCTTTCTCCTTTAGTTGGACTTCAAAACAGTAAGTCTAAAGGTGGCGGAGGTCGTAAGGATAACCGAGGACCACGTCGTAGAAAGTAA
- the rpsN gene encoding 30S ribosomal protein S14, whose protein sequence is MAKESMKAREVKRAKTVAKYAEKRKALKEAGDYEGLQKLPKNASPIRQHNRCKLTGRPKGYMRQFGISRVMFRQMANQGLIPGVKKASW, encoded by the coding sequence ATGGCTAAAGAATCAATGAAAGCCCGTGAGGTAAAGCGTGCTAAAACAGTTGCAAAATATGCTGAAAAACGTAAAGCTTTAAAAGAAGCTGGAGATTACGAAGGACTGCAAAAGCTACCTAAGAACGCTTCACCTATACGTCAGCACAATCGGTGCAAACTTACAGGTCGTCCTAAAGGTTATATGCGTCAGTTTGGTATATCACGTGTGATGTTCCGTCAGATGGCTAACCAAGGGTTGATACCAGGTGTTAAGAAAGCAAGCTGGTAG
- the rpsS gene encoding 30S ribosomal protein S19: MARSLKKGPYVHYKLEKKVAANVEGNKKTVIKTWSRASMITPDFVGQTIAVHNGRQFVPVYVTENMVGHKLGEFSPTRSYRGHGADKKNKGKR; this comes from the coding sequence ATGGCACGTTCATTAAAAAAAGGACCTTACGTTCACTATAAGTTAGAAAAGAAAGTTGCTGCAAATGTAGAAGGCAATAAAAAGACTGTCATTAAGACTTGGTCTAGAGCTTCTATGATTACTCCAGATTTTGTGGGGCAAACTATTGCAGTACATAATGGTCGCCAGTTTGTACCAGTATATGTTACTGAGAATATGGTAGGTCATAAGCTAGGAGAATTTTCACCTACGCGTTCTTACAGAGGACACGGAGCTGATAAGAAAAATAAAGGTAAAAGATAA
- the rplD gene encoding 50S ribosomal protein L4, which yields MKVAVVDIKGKETGRKADLSDAVFGIEPNKHAVYLDVKQFLANQRQGTHKAKERAEIAGSTRKIKKQKGTGTARAGSIKSGVFKGGGRMFGPRPRNYSFKLNKGLKRLARRSALTMKANDNAITVIEDFNFDAPKTKDFVNVLKALGLENKKSLIVLGESNNNVYLSSRNLKASKVVKSSELSTYGIMNANNVVFLEGSLEGVEANLAK from the coding sequence ATGAAGGTAGCAGTTGTAGATATCAAAGGAAAAGAAACAGGGAGAAAGGCAGACCTTTCTGATGCTGTTTTTGGAATTGAACCAAACAAGCACGCTGTTTACTTAGACGTTAAGCAATTTCTTGCAAACCAACGTCAAGGTACGCACAAGGCTAAAGAAAGAGCAGAGATCGCAGGATCTACTCGTAAAATCAAAAAACAAAAAGGAACAGGTACGGCTCGTGCGGGTAGTATCAAGTCTGGTGTTTTTAAAGGTGGAGGACGTATGTTCGGACCAAGACCGAGAAATTACTCTTTCAAATTAAATAAAGGATTAAAGAGACTTGCACGTCGTTCTGCACTTACAATGAAGGCTAACGATAACGCAATCACTGTAATAGAAGACTTCAATTTTGACGCTCCAAAAACAAAAGATTTTGTGAACGTTTTGAAAGCCTTAGGCTTAGAAAATAAAAAGTCACTAATAGTGTTGGGAGAGTCAAATAATAATGTATATTTGTCGTCGCGCAATTTAAAGGCCTCAAAAGTCGTAAAAAGCTCAGAATTAAGCACTTACGGTATTATGAATGCAAATAATGTTGTATTCTTAGAGGGTTCTTTAGAAGGTGTTGAGGCAAACTTAGCAAAATAA